One Acetobacter oryzoeni genomic window, GGGTGAGACAATGTTCTTTATTTTTGCAGCTTCAATATTTACAGCATTATCCATAGCCAAGGGGCCATCCAGAACACCCCCTTGTATTTGCCCACGCTTTGCCATCTTGCATAAACATGCGGCATCAACTGTGCCGGGTATTTTGGAATTAACTGTTTCTACTGCAGAAAGAATAGCAACACGCGGGGCACCCAAACCCAGCCCGTTGTGCAGATCTATCGCGTTTTGAACAATATCCCGCTTTACATCCAGATCTGGGAAAATATTGATAGCGGCATCTGTTACAAACAATAAATCCTCATAACCGGGCACAGCCAACAAAAACACGTGGCTAATACGCCTGTTGGTACGTAATCCGCTATCCGCCTCAACAATGGCGTGCATAAAAATATCTGTATGCAGGCTACCTTTCATCAACGCTTTTACGCGCCCCTGCCTTACCAAGGCCGTTGCTTTCTGGGCAGCCTCTGCCGGTGTTGCCGCATCAATAAAAACAGTCTTATCTAATGTAATACCACTTGCCTTCGCCACAGATGTGATTGTGCCCTTATCCCCTATCAGAACAGGCTCTATAATATTCTGTTGAGCGGCATCCATTGCGCCTTCAAGGGCATGCTGTTCACACGGCCAGACAATACCAACAGGCACCTGCCCCGGCAATTGAACAGCGCGTGAGACCAATTGCTCAAACGCCTGATGACTGGTTGGTGCTGAACTTACAGGCATTTCTGTAGTATCATGCGTATATTGCGAAATCTGTGTTTTGCTTGAAGGAATGTTGTTCATCTTATTCATCTTTGCAATTACTGTTTAATATCAGTGATATGGGCAGATAAAATATGCCTGTATTGTGTGCGCAAAAACTCTTCTGCCTGGGTTGCTGTACCTCTGGCTGCCATTCGGCCTTTGAATGCCTTTACAGAGCCCAAATTCTGCTCAGACATCCATTCCCGCAGTTCTTGCAGAAGAATGGAGATATAGTTCGGCCCCTTCTGCAGCAGAACTGATGTTACCATAGCGATATCAGCACCAGCCAAGAGACATTTGGCAACATCCATACCGGAATGGACCCCGCCGGAAATTGCCAGATCAGCCTGACAACGTTCTGAAAGCAGTGCTGCCCACATAAGCGGTAACCGTAATTCATATGCAGAACTCGGAACAAAATCCACTTCTGCACTCTCTGTTAATGACCGTAATCCGGGCTCGTAAAAACTATTGAACAGAACAATACCGCCTGCTCCATTTTCTGATAGGCGTTTCACCATATTCCCCGGGGAGCTGAAAAAGGGAGAAAGCTTAACGCTTACCGGCACTTTAACCTGTGCCTTTACATCACGCAGCACCTGTATACAGCGCTCTTCCACCTGCGTGCCCGTTTCATCTGGGTTGGTTGGCACATGCCAGAAGTTCAATTCTATGGCCGCCGCTCCTGCCTGCTCCATATCCTTGGCAAAGCGCAACCATCCTGCTGGTGTGCAGCCATTCAGGCTGGCAATAATAGGCACACCAGCTCTTTCTGCTGCACTTCGCAGCACAGCCAGCCTTCCATCCAACGGAGAGGCATGATGCATCGCGGGGAAATACCCTGCTGCTTCTGGCTGGGAATTTTCTCCTGTTTCCCACAATGCAGCTTCTGCCAGTTCCTGCGCCTGAATATCCTCTTCAAACACCGAGGCCATAACAATGGCGGAAGCCCCGGCATCTGCCAGACGCAAAATCCCTTCCAAATCTGCCGTAAGAGGCGATGCCGAAGCCACAACAGGGTGAGGCAATTCCAGCCCAAGATAGTTTGTACGAATATCCATTGCCATAATGCTCCCGTAATCGCCTCAGTTCACATCTTCCCAATGGGGAAGGAAGCGGCTGCCATCACGGGCGGCCATATCTTCGTAAATCCGGTAGCGCTCGTTGGCGGCTGCCTGCGCCTGATGCAACAAATGTGCGGCACTTTCTGGATGCGTACGGGTAAGGGTTTTATAACGCAGTTCACGATACGCATAATCTTCCAACGGAATACGTGGGCGGGTTGAATCAAGCCGGAACGGATTAAGCCCACTTTTGCGCATGGTGGGATCAAACCGGAACAATGGCCAATACCCCGATGCCACAGCACGTGCCTGCTGCTTCATACCCGTACGCATATCTATGCCATGCGCAATACACTGCGAATACGCCAGAATAAGAGATGGCCCCTCATACGCCTCGGCTTCTCGCATTGCGATAATAGCCTGCTCCGGGTTGGCCCCCAGCGCAATCTGGGCCACATACACATTGCCATAAGCAATGGTCTGCAAGGCCAGATCCTTACGCGGCACACGTTTGCCACCTGCCGCAAATTTGGCTGCTGCCCCCAATGGAGTGGCTTTGGAGGATTGCCCACCCGTGTTGGAATACACCTCTGTATCCAGCACAATCACGTTTACATTACGCCCTTGCGCCAACACATGGTCCAGGCCGCCGTAATCAATATCGTATGCCCAGCCATCGCCCCCAACAATCCAGATGGAACGCCGGATCAGAAAATCCGCCACAGAAAGCAACATGGCAGCATCAGGTGTATGAACAGCCTCCAGCTTGCTTCGCAGCGCACTTACACGCGCACGTTGGAGCGCAAATTCGCTTTCTGTAATCTGTGGCGCGTTCAGGATAGCCGTTGCCAGATCCTGCCCCACAATATCAGCCTGTTTTTGCAGCAATTGCCGTGCCAGAGATTCCTGTTTATCTGCCGCCAGACGGAAACCAAGGCCGAATTCCGCATTGTCTTCAAACAATGAGTTCGACCATGCAACCCCACGCCCCTGCGCATTGGCCTTCCATGCATGTGCCGGTGTATTTCCCGCATAAATGGCCGAACAGCCTGTGGCGTTGGCAATTTGCAACCTATCTCCAAAAAGTTGGGAGATCAGCTTCAGGTATGGTGTCTCACCACATCCTGCACAAGCACCGCTAAATTCAAACAGCGGTTCCAGAAACTGCACACCACGCACGTTGGCTTCGTTAATCGCAGCCCGATCCACTTCTGGCAAATGTTCAAAAAACGCGATATTCCCGCGTTCCTGTTCCAGAATAGGCAATTTTTCGCCCATGTTAATGGCGCGCGTTTCACCATCCGGGCTGATTGCTGGGCAGTTTTCAACACACACGCCACAACCTGTGCAGTCTTCTACATAAAACTGAAGCGTAAAGCGGGAATCTGGATACCCTCGTGCATTGACTGGCGCTGATTTAAAGCTTTCTGGAGCGCCTGCTAGATCTTTGTCTTCGTATGTCTTGGCTCGGATCACACTGTGTGGGCATACAATACTACATTGCCCGCACTGAATGCACGTATCCGGGTTCCAGATTGGCACTTCTACGGCAATATTTCGTTTTTCGTACTGGGTTGTGCCTCCGGGGAAAGTGCCGTCTGCCGGAATACGGCTTACAGGAATACTCTCTCCCCTGCCCGCCATAATTTCTGCCGTAACCTGCTGCACAAACAACGGGGCAGATACAGGCACAACCGGTGGCATAGGCAAAGTGCCATCAGCTTTGGCTGGCACAGCAACTTTATGCAGGGCCGCTACAGCGGCATCCACTGCACGGAAATTGAGCTGCACAACACTATCACCCTTTGCACCATAGGTTTTCTGAATGGACTTTTTGATTTCAGAAATAGCTTCATCCGGTGGCAAAACATTGGAGAGATGGAAGAAGCAAGTTTGCAAAATGGTATTAACACGTGGCCCCAAGCCAAGCTTTAGCGCAACGTCTGACGCATCAATAACAAAAAACCGCAGCTTTTTATCGACAATCTGATCCTGCACCTTGCGTGGTAGCTGTTCCCAAACCTTGTCTGCCGCATAGGGGCTGTTCAGCAGAAACGTGGCCCCGTTATTGGCGGCACCCAGAATATCGCGCCGGAACAGAAAATCGAACTTATGACAGGCAACAAAATCTGCATGTCGGATAAGGTAAGGTGCCTGAATAGGAGATTTCCCAAACCGAAGGTGAGATGCCGTTTCCCCTCCAGATTTGTGGGAGTCATAATCAAAATAGGCCTGCGCATACCATCCCGGTTTTTCACTCAGGATTTTAACACTGTTTTTATTGGCTCCCACCGTGCCATCAGCACCCAAACCATAAAACAGACAGCGCACAGTGCCTTCTGGTTCTATATCGAAGGTTTCATCATACTCCAGATTTGTATGGGAAACATCATCAATAATACCCACTGTAAAGTGGTTCTTGGGTGTTGGTTTTTTGAGTTCATCAAAAACGGCCCGTGCCATGGCCGGGTTGAAATCACGCGAAGAAAGCCCATACCGCCCACCAATAACGCGCGGCATATGTGAGAACTGACCATTCCCCACCCCTTCTGCCAACACGCTTACAACATCTGCATGCAGTGGTTCCATAGGGGCACCGGGTTCTTTGGTGCGATCTAGCACTGCAATAGATTTTACACTTGGGGGCAAGGCTTTTAGAAAATGTTCTGCAGAAAACGGGCGGAACAAACGCACTTGCAATGCGCCTACTTTTTCCCCCTGTGCGTTCAGCCATTTTGCAGTTTCCCGCACAACTTCGGAACCTGACCCCATGGAAATAACCACGCGTTCAGCATCTGGCGCACCTGTATAATGGAACAGGCTATATTGGCGCCCCGTAAGAGACGCAAACTTGTCCATGGCATCCTGCACAATGGCAGGTACGCGCTCATAAAATGGATTAACGGCTTCTCTGGTCTGGAAATAGGTATCCGGGTTTTGCCAGGTACCACGAATGAATGGATGTTCCGGGTTAAGCGCACGTTGCCGATGTGCATGCACCAGCCGATCATCTATCATCTGGCGAATGACATCATCCGACACCACAACAAGGCTGTTGTATTCGTGTGATGTGCGAAAACCATCTGCAAAATGGATAAAGGGAATACGCGCAGCCAGAGTAGCGGCCTGTGCAACCAGCGCCAGATCATGGGATTCCTGCACAGAACCCGCCCCCAACATGGCAAACCCTGTTGTGCGAGTGGCCATAATATCCTGGTGATCACCAAAAATGGAGGAAGCACCCGCTGCCAACGCGCGCGCAGCTACATAGAAAACTGTTGATGTCAGCTCACCTGCAATTTTGAACATGTTGGGCAGCATGAGCATAAGGCCCTGAGAGGCCGTAAATGTTGTGGTAAGCGCCCCGGTTTGCAAAGCACCATGCACACACCCGGCTGCCCCGCCTTCTGCCTGCATTTCCTGCACAACGGGCACTTCACCCCAGATATTCTGCACACCTTGATCAGACCACGTATCTGCCAGTTCCGCCATGGGGGATGAGGGCGTGATAGGGTAAATCGCACAGACTTCGTTCACACGGTAAGCAATATGCGCAACAGATGTATTGCCATCCATTGTCTGGAGTTGTTCGGTCATGACATTCTCCATTTTATGCACGCACCTTGAAGCGTGTTGGCATAACGGGCTCACCCAAACTTCCCTTGGGTGGCGTAGCCTCTACAGGTTCTGGGTCCATCTCAATGGCATGGCAGGGGCACTGTTCTGCGCAAACAGCGCAGCCTGTGCACATATCCATGGCAACGGCATATCCCTTCCCCGGTCCTAGCCGTGTAATGGCTTGCTCTGGGCAGGATGCATAGCAATTGTCACATTCAAAACAGTTACCGCAGGAAAGGCATCTACCGGCTTCATAACGTGCTGTTTTTTCATCCAAACCGGCGAATATTTCATCAAACCCGGCACGCTCCGTTAAGGGGCGCTCTGGCTGTTTACTTCGGTCTGCCTGCGCGTAATCTGGCAGATGCAGCATATCAAATGAAACAAGAGGATGCGCTGCGGGATGCACATAACGCTGCCCGGCCAAATAAGCATTGATAGCACGCGCAGCAAGTTTGCCATGGCCTGTTGCGGTTGTCATGGTGCGTGCACCACCTATGCAGTCTCCTCCTGCAAAAATACCTTCCTGCCCGGTCATGAGGGTTGAGGCATCTACCGCAACGGTATCATCTTTATTTATGCTGATAGCAGGCGCTGTTTTGAGCAATGCCAGATCACTATGTTGCCCAACAGCCATAACCATTGCATCTGCAGGCAAATGCGCGGTCTGCCCTGTAGGGGTTACGCTGCCATCTGGATTCATGGTCACTTTTTCAACCGTTACCCCGTCTGCACCAAAATGGTCAGCAACGCTCAGCCATTCAATTTTAACCCCTTCAGCAAAAGCAGCTTCAGCCTCACTCAGCAGGGCTTCCATGTGCTGGGGGTCATAACGGAAAATCAAAACCGTATCTTGGGCGCCCAAGCGTTCTGCTGTGCGGGCGGCATCCATTGCTACGTTGCCACCACCAACAATTGCAACGGTGCGGCCTAGCTGGGGCTTTTCACCTTTACTCACTTCATCCAGCAAACTGACAGCATCCACCAGCTTCTTGCCGTCCGTTGCCGGGATATTAAGATGGTTAGCCAACTGGGCACCGACAGCCACAAATACGGCATCAAACCCACCTTGCTGACGCGCCTGCGCAACGTCATCAACCCGCATACCACAACGCAATGTAACGCCCGGCATGGATGTTATTCTGGCAATTTCATCTTTAAGAGGCTGGCGCGGCAGCCTGTAGGCGGGGATGCCATGCATCATCATTCCACCCGGCTCTGCTGCTGCCTCATATATCTCAACCTGATGCCCTAACCTGGCAAGGTGATAGGCACAGGAAAGCCCTGCTGGTCCACTGCCTATAACCAGTACTTTTTTGCCTGTAGGTGCCGCAGACTGAAAATGCCAGCCATTCTGCACTGCCAAGTCACCCAAAAAACGCTCTACAGCATGAATGGAAACTGCATCATCCAAGCTGCCTCGGTTACATGCACCTTCGCATGGGTGATAGCAGGCCCTGCCATGCACGGCGGGCATCGGGTTATTGTCGGTAAGTGCGTACCATGCTTTTTCGTAATCTCCGGCCTGCGCATGTGCCAGCCACCCCTGAATATCTTCCCCCGCAGGGCAGGCATGATTACAAGGCGGCAGAAAGTGTTTGTAAACCGGCCTTTGCCATCGAGAACTCCCAACACCTTTCCGTGTTGTCTCCTGCATGACCTGTGTCATGTCGTGCAGCTTTATAGTCATGTAAGTTCTCTCCCGACCTCGTGGCCATTAGGGTGACCGTGCGCAAGCAACGCGCATTTACGGAACAGATTTCTGAAACATGTGCATGCACCGCAATGCGCTTTGTGCAGGAAGACAAAAATCGAATAACACGTCAACTTTAAATTGATGAAATTACCGTCTTATTGGTATTATTTCTTTGCAAATAAGTTTCATTAAAAACAATTTTTGACGATAATTCCTATTCATAAAGAAAATAAGAACCAAAATAGTGCTGTATTCGAAAAAATACTAACTTGACATGTTATTCATTTTTTAAGATTTGTCGCACAAGTCCCTTTCATTCTGCTAAAATAAGGAGCTTAGGCACAACATGCAGGCAAATGTTTTTGTGAAAAGAAACTTTTCCTTTATAGCTATAAAACATCCTGATTTTCATAGATTTTTTGATCTATGCCGCTGGCATAATCTTCCTCAAAAAATTATTGCAATATCTGTCATTATTTTTAATTTCTGCCCCGGAAAACTTTGTGCAGAAACCATCTCCAGCGCTTATTCTGAACAAGATCGGCAAAAAGATTTTAACGATGCCGATACCAACCATGATGGCCGCCTCTCCTTTGATGAGTTTGATACAGAAGTAAGAAAAATTCTGGCTTCCAGAAATGATTTTTCATCACGAGGCTTTGCCATGCTTCCAACATCAGCCCAAAACGCTGTTCTCAATGATGAATTTCGTAAAATGGATCATGGTCAAAAAGGTTATTTAAATGTTAATGATTGGAAAGAACCACAATAATGCATA contains:
- a CDS encoding bifunctional enoyl-CoA hydratase/phosphate acetyltransferase gives rise to the protein MNKMNNIPSSKTQISQYTHDTTEMPVSSAPTSHQAFEQLVSRAVQLPGQVPVGIVWPCEQHALEGAMDAAQQNIIEPVLIGDKGTITSVAKASGITLDKTVFIDAATPAEAAQKATALVRQGRVKALMKGSLHTDIFMHAIVEADSGLRTNRRISHVFLLAVPGYEDLLFVTDAAINIFPDLDVKRDIVQNAIDLHNGLGLGAPRVAILSAVETVNSKIPGTVDAACLCKMAKRGQIQGGVLDGPLAMDNAVNIEAAKIKNIVSPVAGRAQILVAPDLESGNMLAKNMIFMSGADSAGIVLGAAVPVLLTSRANSVQARLASIAIGALYAHHLAGGQG
- a CDS encoding dihydroorotate dehydrogenase-like protein, producing MAMDIRTNYLGLELPHPVVASASPLTADLEGILRLADAGASAIVMASVFEEDIQAQELAEAALWETGENSQPEAAGYFPAMHHASPLDGRLAVLRSAAERAGVPIIASLNGCTPAGWLRFAKDMEQAGAAAIELNFWHVPTNPDETGTQVEERCIQVLRDVKAQVKVPVSVKLSPFFSSPGNMVKRLSENGAGGIVLFNSFYEPGLRSLTESAEVDFVPSSAYELRLPLMWAALLSERCQADLAISGGVHSGMDVAKCLLAGADIAMVTSVLLQKGPNYISILLQELREWMSEQNLGSVKAFKGRMAARGTATQAEEFLRTQYRHILSAHITDIKQ
- the nifJ gene encoding pyruvate:ferredoxin (flavodoxin) oxidoreductase, whose translation is MENVMTEQLQTMDGNTSVAHIAYRVNEVCAIYPITPSSPMAELADTWSDQGVQNIWGEVPVVQEMQAEGGAAGCVHGALQTGALTTTFTASQGLMLMLPNMFKIAGELTSTVFYVAARALAAGASSIFGDHQDIMATRTTGFAMLGAGSVQESHDLALVAQAATLAARIPFIHFADGFRTSHEYNSLVVVSDDVIRQMIDDRLVHAHRQRALNPEHPFIRGTWQNPDTYFQTREAVNPFYERVPAIVQDAMDKFASLTGRQYSLFHYTGAPDAERVVISMGSGSEVVRETAKWLNAQGEKVGALQVRLFRPFSAEHFLKALPPSVKSIAVLDRTKEPGAPMEPLHADVVSVLAEGVGNGQFSHMPRVIGGRYGLSSRDFNPAMARAVFDELKKPTPKNHFTVGIIDDVSHTNLEYDETFDIEPEGTVRCLFYGLGADGTVGANKNSVKILSEKPGWYAQAYFDYDSHKSGGETASHLRFGKSPIQAPYLIRHADFVACHKFDFLFRRDILGAANNGATFLLNSPYAADKVWEQLPRKVQDQIVDKKLRFFVIDASDVALKLGLGPRVNTILQTCFFHLSNVLPPDEAISEIKKSIQKTYGAKGDSVVQLNFRAVDAAVAALHKVAVPAKADGTLPMPPVVPVSAPLFVQQVTAEIMAGRGESIPVSRIPADGTFPGGTTQYEKRNIAVEVPIWNPDTCIQCGQCSIVCPHSVIRAKTYEDKDLAGAPESFKSAPVNARGYPDSRFTLQFYVEDCTGCGVCVENCPAISPDGETRAINMGEKLPILEQERGNIAFFEHLPEVDRAAINEANVRGVQFLEPLFEFSGACAGCGETPYLKLISQLFGDRLQIANATGCSAIYAGNTPAHAWKANAQGRGVAWSNSLFEDNAEFGLGFRLAADKQESLARQLLQKQADIVGQDLATAILNAPQITESEFALQRARVSALRSKLEAVHTPDAAMLLSVADFLIRRSIWIVGGDGWAYDIDYGGLDHVLAQGRNVNVIVLDTEVYSNTGGQSSKATPLGAAAKFAAGGKRVPRKDLALQTIAYGNVYVAQIALGANPEQAIIAMREAEAYEGPSLILAYSQCIAHGIDMRTGMKQQARAVASGYWPLFRFDPTMRKSGLNPFRLDSTRPRIPLEDYAYRELRYKTLTRTHPESAAHLLHQAQAAANERYRIYEDMAARDGSRFLPHWEDVN
- a CDS encoding NAD(P)-binding protein, with protein sequence MTIKLHDMTQVMQETTRKGVGSSRWQRPVYKHFLPPCNHACPAGEDIQGWLAHAQAGDYEKAWYALTDNNPMPAVHGRACYHPCEGACNRGSLDDAVSIHAVERFLGDLAVQNGWHFQSAAPTGKKVLVIGSGPAGLSCAYHLARLGHQVEIYEAAAEPGGMMMHGIPAYRLPRQPLKDEIARITSMPGVTLRCGMRVDDVAQARQQGGFDAVFVAVGAQLANHLNIPATDGKKLVDAVSLLDEVSKGEKPQLGRTVAIVGGGNVAMDAARTAERLGAQDTVLIFRYDPQHMEALLSEAEAAFAEGVKIEWLSVADHFGADGVTVEKVTMNPDGSVTPTGQTAHLPADAMVMAVGQHSDLALLKTAPAISINKDDTVAVDASTLMTGQEGIFAGGDCIGGARTMTTATGHGKLAARAINAYLAGQRYVHPAAHPLVSFDMLHLPDYAQADRSKQPERPLTERAGFDEIFAGLDEKTARYEAGRCLSCGNCFECDNCYASCPEQAITRLGPGKGYAVAMDMCTGCAVCAEQCPCHAIEMDPEPVEATPPKGSLGEPVMPTRFKVRA
- a CDS encoding EF-hand domain-containing protein — encoded protein: MQANVFVKRNFSFIAIKHPDFHRFFDLCRWHNLPQKIIAISVIIFNFCPGKLCAETISSAYSEQDRQKDFNDADTNHDGRLSFDEFDTEVRKILASRNDFSSRGFAMLPTSAQNAVLNDEFRKMDHGQKGYLNVNDWKEPQ